The Brenneria rubrifaciens genome has a window encoding:
- a CDS encoding acyltransferase, with the protein MFIHPLSDVHSKNIGPQTKIWQFSVILEKAKIGSNCNICSHTFIENDVIIGDNVTIKCGVYIWDGIVIEDNVFIGPNATFTNDKNPRSKKYPEKFLKTIIKKGASIGANATILPGLTIGEYCMIGAGSVVTKDLPAYSIALGSPAKITGKIDNNHD; encoded by the coding sequence ATGTTTATCCATCCATTAAGCGATGTTCATTCAAAAAACATAGGCCCACAAACAAAAATCTGGCAATTTTCAGTGATACTGGAGAAAGCAAAAATAGGTTCAAACTGTAATATTTGCTCGCATACCTTCATTGAAAATGATGTTATTATAGGTGATAACGTAACCATAAAATGCGGTGTGTATATATGGGACGGGATAGTAATTGAGGATAATGTGTTTATTGGCCCAAATGCAACATTTACCAATGATAAAAATCCTCGTTCAAAAAAATACCCTGAAAAATTTTTAAAAACAATTATAAAGAAAGGGGCATCAATAGGAGCAAACGCAACAATATTGCCAGGTCTCACTATAGGCGAATATTGTATGATTGGCGCGGGATCTGTGGTAACTAAAGACCTGCCAGCTTATAGTATTGCCTTAGGGAGTCCGGCTAAAATTACAGGAAAAATAGATAATAATCATGATTAA
- a CDS encoding DegT/DnrJ/EryC1/StrS family aminotransferase, with protein sequence MINFLDLQEINKQYQNELKEACSRVIDSGWYVTGKELSNFESKFATFCGTKYAIGVANGLDALILTLRAWKLLGKLNDNDEVIVPANTYIASILAITENNLIPILVEPNKDTYNLSPENIRPAITERTRVILPVHLYGQLAPMEDILHIAKEYNLLILEDSAQAHGAHIAGKKAGNWGDASGFSFYPGKNLGALGDAGAVTTNDGELMQTIKALRNYGSHQKYENIYCGVNSRLDEIQAAMLSVKLAYLEKETLCRQKIAKIYLQEINNPLITLPVVEFKTSHVWHLFVVKCKKRHDFQEYLLKNGIQTLIHYPIPPHKQKAYSKFNHYTLPITEQLHDEVISLPISPTMKITDVNYIINVINAFSL encoded by the coding sequence ATGATTAACTTTCTCGATTTACAGGAAATCAATAAACAATATCAAAATGAACTCAAGGAGGCTTGCTCAAGAGTTATTGATTCTGGATGGTATGTTACAGGAAAAGAATTAAGCAATTTTGAAAGTAAATTTGCAACCTTTTGTGGAACCAAATATGCAATTGGCGTAGCCAATGGATTAGATGCTCTAATTCTTACACTTCGAGCATGGAAATTGCTGGGTAAACTCAATGATAATGATGAAGTTATTGTTCCAGCAAATACTTATATCGCCTCAATACTAGCGATTACTGAAAATAATCTAATACCTATTCTAGTTGAGCCAAACAAGGATACTTATAATTTATCACCAGAAAACATTCGTCCAGCTATAACAGAAAGAACAAGAGTCATATTACCTGTACATTTATACGGTCAACTGGCGCCAATGGAAGATATATTGCATATAGCCAAAGAATATAATCTTTTGATTTTAGAAGATTCTGCTCAAGCACATGGCGCTCATATCGCAGGAAAAAAGGCAGGTAACTGGGGAGATGCCTCAGGCTTTAGTTTTTATCCAGGAAAAAATCTTGGTGCTTTAGGTGATGCAGGCGCTGTCACCACCAATGATGGTGAATTGATGCAAACGATAAAAGCCTTAAGAAACTATGGTTCGCATCAAAAGTATGAGAATATTTATTGTGGAGTAAATAGCCGTCTGGATGAAATCCAAGCAGCAATGCTTTCTGTAAAACTGGCTTATCTGGAAAAAGAAACTTTATGTCGACAAAAGATTGCGAAAATATATCTTCAAGAAATTAACAATCCGCTCATTACGCTTCCCGTTGTAGAATTCAAAACAAGCCATGTATGGCACTTATTTGTTGTAAAATGTAAGAAACGCCATGATTTTCAGGAATACTTGCTTAAAAATGGCATTCAGACGCTTATTCATTATCCGATACCACCACATAAGCAAAAAGCATATTCTAAGTTTAACCATTACACCCTCCCTATTACAGAACAGCTTCATGACGAAGTCATTTCTTTACCCATATCCCCAACCATGAAGATTACTGATGTTAATTACATAATCAACGTTATCAATGCTTTTTCTTTATGA